In the Leptotrichia sp. oral taxon 223 genome, ATTAAATCCCATAAACACTTCAAACGGGATTGCATGTCCATCTTTTATATATTTTGTACCACATTCTGGACAAGTTTTGTCAGGATAGTCAACTCCACTTCCTTCCTCATTCATAAATTCCGTATGCTTACATTTTGGACATCTGTAATGTGGATAAAGTCCATTTACTTCGGTAATTCCCATAAGATAGGCAACTATTGAAGATCCTACCGAACCACGTGAACCTACAAGATAACCTGCGTCCACCGATTTATGCACAAGTTTCTGTGCAATCAGATAAAGCACCGCAAATCCATTTTGAATAATCGAATTAAGCTCCTTTTCCACTCTTTCCTTCAGGCTTTCATCAATATTTTCCCCATAAAGTTCCTCAAGTTTCTTATAAGTCATTTCCCTTACTTCATCTTCTGCCCCATCAATTTTTGGCGGATAGAATCCAGTTGGAATTGGACGCACCTGTTCTATTATATCGCTAATTTTATGGGTATTTTCGACAACGACTTCCTGAGCCACTTCTTCTCCCAGATAATCAAACGCCTCCAACATTTCTTCGGTAGTTTTAAAATACAATTTTCTATCAAAAAACTCATATCCTCTCACTCCTTCCGAAGTTTCAGTTTTCCACATCATTCCACTTCCCAAAAGAAGAACATTCCTGTTAATCGCTTCACGCTCTTCAAGATAATGTGCATCCCCTGTGGCAACTACAATTTTATTCTGACTTTTTCCAAGTTCGTAAAAATACTTGTTCATTTCCTTTATTATATCGTAACTTTCAATTTCCTTGCTCGTTCTTTCCACCATGTCAGCATAGTTTGTATGTGGATGAATCTCGATATAATCATAAAATCTCGCTTTTTCCTCAATGTCATCTTTTTCCGCCCCACGTAAATAAAGATTTACAAGTTCTCCCTTATTTCTTTCAGAAGCCGAAGCAGAACTTGCAATTAGTAGATTTTTCCTCATGCTGTTTAACAAAGTTTTTGGTATTCTAGGTCTTCTCATTCCAAAAAATTCTATGTTGGAACGTGATACAAGCTCGTATAGGTCACGAAGCCCAGCCTGATTTTTTACCAAAATCATCGTGTTCAATGTTTCAGAATTTTGAATATTTGGCTGTAAATCCGTATTAATCTCAATCAATTTCAAAATCCCTTTACTTAAAATCATATTTAAAAATTTCTGAAAAACTTCCGCAGTAGCCTTTGCATCATCAACAGCCCTATGGTGTGTTTCAAGCGTAATTCCAAAATATTTTACCAAATTAGCAAGTCCATATCCTCTCAAATCTGGAAGCAATGTTCTAGCCAAAGGCAATGTATCAATCACGCTCGGAGAATACTCAAGTCCTTGCTCTATAGTTTTTTGCTTGATAAATCCCACGTCAAATTTCGCATTGTGGGCAACTACCGTTGTATCAGTACAAAATTCTAGAAATCTTGGCAGTACAGTTTCTATTTTTTCAGCATTTGCAACCATTTCATCAGTAATCGTTGTAAGCTCTGTTATTTTTGGCGGAATTGGAATTTCAGGATTTACAAATTCAGAAAATTCTCCAATAATTTCCCTTCCACGCATTTTCACAGCCCCAATTTCAATTATCTTGTCATTAAACGGATCAAACCCTGTCGTTTCAATATCAAATACAACATAAATTTCATCTTCAATCATCTTGTCCTTAGGATTTGTAATCAAGTCCTGCTCATCATCGACTACATACGCCTCCATCCCAAAAATAACCTTAAAATCCTCATTTGCCTCCTTAAACGCAAACGGAAATGAATGCACTACTCCGTAATCTGTTACAGCAATCCCACTATGCCCAAATTCTTTAGCCCTTTTCGCATAATCCTTGATTGACATAACTCCGCTCATTTCACTCATATTCGTATGTGCATGAAGTTCTATTCTTTTTTTCGGAGCATTGTCTTCCTTTTTCACATCTTTAGATTCTATAGCTTCCACTCTTTGAGTTCTGACATATTTTTCCCCACTATACATATCCGCCTCAAAACTTCCAGTAACTTTTATCCACTCCCCAAGTTTTACCTTAATATCCTCATCCGTGTTAAAAAATATTCTACAACTAACAGAGTCTGTATAATCTGTAATCATAAAATCACACATTAACTTCCCATTTTTAGTTTCCCTCATATCCACATTAAAAATTTTTCCTTCTAGTGCCACATCATCGCCATTGTTCAAAATATCAAGTGTAGAAAATGGCATTGCATCTATATCAGGAATTTTTTTCCATTTATAATTACCTTTATTGTTGCCTCCATTAGCATTCCCGCCATTTGAATAACCGTTTCCGTTATTTCCGTTATTAAAATTTCCGTTTCCTCCGTAATTATTTCCATTACCATTGCTCATACTAACATTTTCATACTTTGGAAGTTCACTTGCTTTTACCGAATTTAATTCATTTTGAGCCTTAATTTTAGCCTTCACTTCCTCAAAATCCCCATTTACAAACTCAATTTTTATCGAATTATCCATACATTCATAAATTTTTCTTGTAAGTTCTTCCTTTGCCTCAGTTCGTCTTGCCTCTTCTATCAAATGGTGCGATGGTAATTTTATAAACACCGTATTTTCCAAACTTTCCACTTCATAACTTGCAAAAATATACTGATACCTCTTGCTCTCATGCTTATAATTCTCAATCGCAAATTTTACAAATCCAACAACATCCTTCTGTATCAGCTCAGGATTAA is a window encoding:
- a CDS encoding PolC-type DNA polymerase III, which encodes MSTKYLKVKPSEDFFRKYGIKNFEIEYVNLFSRKREMEIFIKVSSLVAHSEIQDLRQLLYKSFENGLKLKIKMDVNPELIQKDVVGFVKFAIENYKHESKRYQYIFASYEVESLENTVFIKLPSHHLIEEARRTEAKEELTRKIYECMDNSIKIEFVNGDFEEVKAKIKAQNELNSVKASELPKYENVSMSNGNGNNYGGNGNFNNGNNGNGYSNGGNANGGNNKGNYKWKKIPDIDAMPFSTLDILNNGDDVALEGKIFNVDMRETKNGKLMCDFMITDYTDSVSCRIFFNTDEDIKVKLGEWIKVTGSFEADMYSGEKYVRTQRVEAIESKDVKKEDNAPKKRIELHAHTNMSEMSGVMSIKDYAKRAKEFGHSGIAVTDYGVVHSFPFAFKEANEDFKVIFGMEAYVVDDEQDLITNPKDKMIEDEIYVVFDIETTGFDPFNDKIIEIGAVKMRGREIIGEFSEFVNPEIPIPPKITELTTITDEMVANAEKIETVLPRFLEFCTDTTVVAHNAKFDVGFIKQKTIEQGLEYSPSVIDTLPLARTLLPDLRGYGLANLVKYFGITLETHHRAVDDAKATAEVFQKFLNMILSKGILKLIEINTDLQPNIQNSETLNTMILVKNQAGLRDLYELVSRSNIEFFGMRRPRIPKTLLNSMRKNLLIASSASASERNKGELVNLYLRGAEKDDIEEKARFYDYIEIHPHTNYADMVERTSKEIESYDIIKEMNKYFYELGKSQNKIVVATGDAHYLEEREAINRNVLLLGSGMMWKTETSEGVRGYEFFDRKLYFKTTEEMLEAFDYLGEEVAQEVVVENTHKISDIIEQVRPIPTGFYPPKIDGAEDEVREMTYKKLEELYGENIDESLKERVEKELNSIIQNGFAVLYLIAQKLVHKSVDAGYLVGSRGSVGSSIVAYLMGITEVNGLYPHYRCPKCKHTEFMNEEGSGVDYPDKTCPECGTKYIKDGHAIPFEVFMGFNGDKVPDIDLNFSGEYQGEIHKYTEELFGSDNVFRAGTISTLAEKNAFGYVKKYLEEVEGTPEIKERKAEVMRIAKGCEGARKTTGQHPGGMIVVPKDKSIYDFCPIQRPANDMKSASKTTHFDYHVMDEQLVKLDILGHDDPTTLRILQDLTGVDIYTIPLDDKEVMSLFSGTEVLGVTPDEIGSPTGTSGIPEFGTSFVKQMLVDTRPKTFAELVRISGLSHGTDVWLNNAQDYVRSGIATLSQIITVRDDIMNKLIDDGLDKSLAFSIMEFVRKGQPTKNREKWQEYSKTMKEHGVEQWYIDSCEKIKYMFPKGHAVAYVMMAVRIAYFKVHYPIEFYTAFLNRKVGDFKMTTMFRPVEELKRAKMEMDRKGNLNAKEKQELFLYEILIEMHYRKIELEQIDIYKSEAKLFTIQDGKIRMPLIAMDGLGEAVAENIVSERKVDFLSIEDLVKRTKLNKTIVELMKEYGCLKDLSATNQQTLF